The Micromonospora sp. M71_S20 genome has a window encoding:
- a CDS encoding CDGSH iron-sulfur domain-containing protein, which translates to MRTDDDTPAAATITPYQDGPLLVRGDFALVTPDGETIDARRGTVALCRCGKSALKPFCDGTHKAVNFRAGTTRETP; encoded by the coding sequence ATGCGCACCGACGACGACACTCCCGCGGCGGCCACCATCACCCCCTACCAGGACGGGCCGTTGCTGGTCCGGGGCGACTTCGCCCTGGTCACCCCCGACGGGGAGACGATCGACGCGCGGCGGGGCACGGTGGCCCTGTGCCGCTGCGGGAAGTCGGCGCTCAAGCCGTTCTGCGACGGCACCCACAAGGCCGTCAACTTCCGCGCCGGCACCACCCGCGAAACCCCCTGA
- a CDS encoding thiamine pyrophosphate-binding protein has translation MAERTVADLVVERLRAWRVPRVFGYPGEAIAPVVEALDASGGDPAFVPARHEETASYMATGHAKFTGGIGVCLATQGPSAVQLLNGLYDAKLDSKPVVAIVGEDVSGPLGAAHQEIGLSRLFADACNQFVRYGRVPDGVPALLDQAFRTAAATRSPVCVVLPRQLQEATVPDLQSHAAGVLSATPGEPLARVLPHDADLDAAAQLFANGQRTAILVGQGGRGAAGEIVALADRLGAGVAASLLGKPVLDERLPFHAGVLGEVGTPAAAELMGGCDTLLLVGTNDPWTDYFPMPGQARTVQIDIDGRRIGTRYPVDVPLVGDAQETLRALLARVPDRPNARWRETVEGSVDRWRAERADRAAAPAEPVNPQLVLHELSTRIPRRGAVAVDVGSVMYWYARHLELPPGVTAQLCGTLGSMGCALPYAVAAKLAAPDQPVIALLGDGAMQLNGLAELITVAHHWREWRDPRLVVLVLNNRDHSGMGGGRTPTAPTLRRPDVPYAGWARLLGLHGVRVDRPELVGAAWDEALAADRPCVLEAVVDPAVRLAPPEPAFADLREVFAEGDAARRVRDRMLAAGVAVEVDDLV, from the coding sequence ATGGCTGAGCGTACGGTGGCCGACCTGGTGGTCGAGCGACTGCGCGCCTGGCGGGTGCCGCGGGTCTTCGGCTACCCCGGGGAGGCCATCGCCCCGGTGGTCGAGGCGTTGGACGCCTCGGGCGGGGACCCGGCGTTCGTGCCGGCCCGGCACGAGGAGACCGCCTCCTACATGGCCACCGGGCACGCCAAGTTCACCGGCGGGATCGGGGTCTGCCTGGCCACCCAGGGGCCGAGCGCCGTCCAGCTGCTCAACGGCCTCTACGACGCCAAGCTGGACAGCAAGCCGGTGGTGGCGATCGTCGGCGAGGACGTTTCGGGTCCGCTCGGCGCCGCCCACCAGGAGATCGGGCTGAGCCGGCTGTTCGCCGACGCCTGCAACCAGTTCGTCCGCTACGGCCGCGTCCCCGACGGGGTGCCGGCCCTGCTCGACCAGGCGTTCCGAACCGCCGCCGCCACCCGCAGCCCGGTCTGCGTGGTGCTGCCGCGCCAGTTGCAGGAGGCCACCGTGCCCGACCTGCAGTCGCACGCGGCCGGGGTGCTCTCGGCGACGCCGGGGGAGCCGCTGGCGCGGGTCCTGCCGCACGACGCCGACCTGGACGCGGCCGCCCAGCTGTTCGCCAACGGCCAGCGGACCGCGATCCTGGTCGGCCAGGGCGGCCGGGGCGCGGCCGGAGAGATCGTCGCCCTCGCCGACCGGCTCGGCGCCGGGGTGGCGGCCTCGCTGCTGGGCAAGCCGGTGCTCGACGAGCGGCTGCCCTTCCACGCCGGCGTGCTCGGCGAGGTCGGCACCCCGGCCGCCGCCGAGCTGATGGGCGGCTGCGACACGCTGCTGCTGGTCGGCACGAACGACCCGTGGACGGACTACTTCCCGATGCCGGGGCAGGCGCGCACGGTGCAGATCGACATCGACGGGCGCCGGATCGGCACCCGCTACCCGGTGGACGTGCCGCTCGTGGGCGACGCCCAGGAGACGCTGCGGGCGTTGCTGGCCCGCGTGCCCGACCGGCCGAACGCCCGGTGGCGGGAGACCGTCGAGGGCTCGGTCGACCGGTGGCGGGCCGAGCGGGCGGACCGGGCCGCCGCCCCCGCCGAGCCGGTGAACCCGCAGCTCGTGCTGCACGAACTCTCCACCCGGATCCCGCGCCGCGGGGCGGTGGCGGTGGACGTCGGATCGGTCATGTACTGGTACGCCCGGCACCTGGAACTGCCCCCGGGCGTCACCGCCCAGCTCTGCGGCACGCTCGGCTCGATGGGCTGTGCCCTGCCGTACGCCGTGGCGGCCAAGCTCGCCGCCCCGGACCAGCCCGTGATCGCCCTGCTCGGCGACGGCGCGATGCAGCTCAACGGGCTGGCGGAGCTGATCACCGTGGCGCACCACTGGCGGGAGTGGCGCGATCCCCGCCTGGTGGTGCTGGTGCTCAACAACCGGGACCACTCCGGCATGGGCGGCGGCCGTACGCCCACCGCCCCGACGCTCCGCCGACCCGATGTGCCGTACGCCGGCTGGGCGCGCCTGCTCGGCCTGCACGGGGTGCGGGTGGACCGGCCGGAGCTGGTGGGGGCGGCCTGGGACGAGGCGCTGGCCGCCGACCGGCCCTGCGTACTGGAGGCGGTGGTCGACCCGGCGGTGCGGCTGGCGCCGCCCGAGCCCGCGTTCGCGGACCTGCGCGAGGTGTTCGCCGAGGGCGACGCCGCCCGACGGGTGCGCGACCGCATGCTCGCCGCCGGGGTGGCCGTGGAGGTCGACGACCTCGTTTAA
- a CDS encoding STAS domain-containing protein, with product MPSRITCEVHDESPVTVVRLRGDLDLGTMRTVHDALDGYLASQPDALVVDLTDVTVRDRLALSVFAAIARRAAGWPAVPVVLCAPPGEAATWLAQSTACRVVPVRRDCDEATRVANAAAAPRLRARLEPVAEACRRARELVTDACARWNLPETVGPASLVLSELVGNVVRHAGTPMQVTLTLRRPYLHVVVADGSRTAVRAGVADLRAEGGRGLMLVRETAQRWGSAPAGDGKVVWAILPAN from the coding sequence ATGCCGAGCCGGATCACCTGCGAGGTGCACGACGAGTCGCCGGTGACCGTCGTACGCCTTCGTGGCGACCTCGACCTCGGCACGATGCGCACGGTGCACGACGCGCTGGACGGCTACCTCGCCAGCCAGCCCGACGCGCTCGTGGTCGACCTCACCGACGTCACCGTCCGTGACCGGCTCGCCCTCTCGGTCTTCGCCGCCATCGCCCGCCGGGCGGCCGGCTGGCCGGCGGTGCCCGTCGTGCTGTGCGCCCCGCCGGGCGAGGCGGCGACCTGGCTGGCCCAGTCGACGGCCTGCCGCGTGGTGCCCGTGCGCCGCGACTGCGACGAGGCGACCCGGGTGGCGAACGCGGCGGCGGCGCCCCGGCTGCGGGCCCGGCTAGAACCGGTGGCGGAGGCCTGCCGGCGGGCGCGGGAGCTGGTCACCGACGCGTGCGCCCGCTGGAACCTGCCGGAGACCGTCGGGCCGGCGTCGCTGGTGCTCAGCGAGCTGGTCGGCAACGTCGTCCGGCACGCCGGCACGCCGATGCAGGTGACGCTGACCCTGCGCCGGCCGTACCTGCACGTGGTGGTCGCCGACGGCAGCCGGACCGCGGTCCGGGCCGGCGTCGCCGACCTGCGGGCCGAGGGCGGCCGGGGACTGATGCTCGTCCGCGAGACGGCCCAGCGGTGGGGCAGCGCCCCGGCCGGCGACGGGAAGGTCGTCTGGGCCATACTGCCCGCGAATTGA
- a CDS encoding glycosyltransferase, whose amino-acid sequence MSLTVLMNAGPWLSVPPPGYGGIENVIATLVPELRRLGVRVVLASVDSSTLPVDEKFSVFPDGQFHALQRPYNQVCGISQAHLNGVVRALHSRDDIDLVHDHVEAVGLATLAAMGPDAPPALHTLHWDLAKHPALYGNVDGGDRVRVNGVSASQLARAPRALREHSVGHVHLSTPLAVDADRRPRAEKGDYLIILGRINPGKGQDVGARLARRVGVPLVLAGPVGPYHRPEDLAAAGDEARQNPDVRFFYDEVAPHVDGDLVRWVGTVAGQERDDLLAGARASLFPLRWEEPGGTAVVESLALGTPVVATARGCLPELIEHGRTGLLTTDEEELGDLLLAANLLDPDECRREAAVRFTPAVMAEKYVGLYERVRQLAAAPRLQPA is encoded by the coding sequence ATGAGCCTCACCGTCCTGATGAACGCCGGTCCGTGGCTGTCCGTGCCGCCGCCCGGCTACGGCGGCATCGAGAACGTGATCGCGACGCTGGTGCCGGAGCTGCGCCGCCTCGGCGTCCGGGTGGTGCTCGCGTCGGTCGACAGCAGCACCCTTCCGGTGGACGAGAAGTTCTCCGTCTTCCCCGACGGGCAGTTCCACGCCCTGCAACGGCCCTACAACCAGGTCTGCGGCATCTCGCAGGCACACCTGAACGGGGTGGTGCGGGCGCTGCACTCGCGCGACGACATCGACCTGGTGCACGACCACGTGGAGGCGGTCGGCCTGGCGACGCTCGCCGCGATGGGCCCGGACGCCCCGCCGGCCCTGCACACGCTGCACTGGGACCTGGCCAAGCACCCGGCGCTCTACGGCAACGTCGACGGCGGCGACCGGGTCCGGGTCAACGGGGTCTCCGCCTCGCAGCTGGCCCGCGCGCCCCGGGCGTTGCGGGAGCACTCGGTGGGCCACGTGCACCTGTCCACCCCGCTCGCCGTCGACGCGGACCGGCGGCCCCGGGCGGAGAAGGGCGACTACCTGATCATCCTGGGCCGGATCAACCCGGGCAAGGGCCAGGACGTGGGCGCGCGCCTCGCCCGGCGGGTGGGGGTGCCGCTGGTGCTCGCCGGGCCCGTCGGCCCGTACCACCGGCCGGAGGACCTGGCCGCCGCCGGGGACGAGGCCCGGCAGAACCCGGACGTCCGGTTCTTCTACGACGAGGTGGCGCCGCACGTCGACGGCGACCTGGTCCGCTGGGTGGGCACCGTGGCCGGGCAGGAACGCGACGACCTGCTGGCCGGTGCCCGGGCCTCGCTGTTCCCGCTGCGGTGGGAGGAGCCGGGCGGCACTGCGGTGGTGGAGTCGCTGGCCCTGGGCACGCCGGTGGTGGCCACCGCCCGGGGCTGCCTGCCCGAGCTGATCGAGCACGGCCGCACCGGCCTGCTCACCACCGACGAGGAGGAACTGGGCGACCTGCTGCTGGCCGCGAATCTGCTGGATCCGGACGAGTGCCGGCGCGAGGCCGCCGTCCGCTTCACCCCCGCGGTGATGGCCGAGAAGTACGTGGGTCTCTACGAGCGGGTCCGTCAGCTCGCCGCCGCCCCGCGCCTGCAACCGGCCTGA
- the ctaD gene encoding cytochrome c oxidase subunit I gives MPKRVTTEPRDRGPAILAPARFGGYPGPLRKALPGGKLTRFLATTDHKQIGLLYLLSSFGFFLVAGIQAMLMRAELARPGMQILSAEQYNQLFTSHGAVMLLLFATPAAFGFANYIVPIQIGAPDVSFPRLNALAYWLYLFGGLMVLGGFLTPGGSADFGWTAYSPLSSQEHSPGVGANMWVIGLVVSGLGTILGAVNLITTILTLRAPGMTMFRMPIFTWNMLFTSVLVILVFPLLAAALLALAADRLLNAHVYDPMTAGPMLYQHLFWFFGHPEVYIIALPFFGIITEIIPVFARKPIFGYTGLVLATIAITVLSMTVWAHHMFATGQVLLPFFSILSYLIAVPTGVKFFNWIGTMWKGQITFETPMLFAIGFLVTFLFGGLTGVLLASPPADWHTHDTYFVVGHFHYVLFGTVVFALFGGFYFWWPKMTGRLLDDRLGKAHFWTMFLGFHGTFLVQHWLGNEGFPRRYADYLPNDGFTALNTFSSISAFVLGASTLFFMWNAWKSWRYGAMVNVDDPWGFGNSLEWATTCPPPLRNFDRMPRIRSERPAFDAKYGPLVADLGRDLPQRSTKPPQDFRDELHREKHVPEAPAAEGAHGAREATEYQPAPQSGARPVDVPEPNDIRRPSFEQTDEPEETRLGADREPQANDRWRHPRGPGDTPER, from the coding sequence ATGCCCAAGCGGGTAACCACGGAACCACGCGACCGAGGACCGGCGATCCTGGCGCCGGCACGCTTCGGTGGCTACCCCGGGCCGCTGCGCAAGGCGCTCCCCGGCGGCAAACTGACCCGGTTCCTGGCCACCACCGACCACAAGCAGATCGGCCTGCTCTACCTGCTGAGCTCGTTCGGCTTCTTCCTGGTCGCCGGAATCCAGGCGATGCTGATGCGGGCCGAACTGGCCCGGCCCGGCATGCAGATCCTCTCCGCCGAGCAGTACAACCAGCTCTTCACCTCGCACGGCGCGGTCATGCTGCTGCTGTTCGCCACCCCGGCGGCGTTCGGGTTCGCCAACTACATCGTGCCGATCCAGATCGGCGCCCCCGACGTGTCGTTCCCCCGGCTCAACGCCCTCGCGTACTGGCTCTACCTGTTCGGCGGCCTGATGGTGCTCGGCGGCTTCCTCACCCCGGGCGGCTCCGCCGACTTCGGGTGGACCGCGTACTCGCCGCTGAGCAGCCAGGAGCACTCCCCCGGCGTCGGCGCCAACATGTGGGTGATCGGCCTGGTGGTCTCGGGACTGGGCACCATCCTCGGGGCGGTCAACCTGATCACCACGATCCTCACCCTGCGCGCGCCGGGCATGACCATGTTCCGGATGCCGATCTTCACCTGGAACATGCTCTTCACCAGCGTGCTGGTCATCCTGGTGTTCCCGCTGCTCGCCGCCGCGCTGCTGGCGCTCGCCGCGGACCGGCTGCTCAACGCCCACGTCTACGACCCGATGACCGCCGGCCCGATGCTCTACCAGCACCTGTTCTGGTTCTTCGGCCATCCCGAGGTCTACATCATCGCGCTGCCGTTCTTCGGCATCATCACCGAGATCATCCCCGTCTTCGCCCGCAAGCCGATCTTCGGCTACACCGGCCTGGTGCTCGCCACCATCGCGATCACCGTGCTGTCGATGACCGTGTGGGCGCACCACATGTTCGCCACCGGCCAGGTGCTGCTGCCGTTCTTCAGCATCCTGAGCTACCTGATCGCGGTGCCCACCGGGGTGAAGTTCTTCAACTGGATCGGCACCATGTGGAAGGGGCAGATCACCTTCGAGACGCCGATGCTCTTCGCGATCGGCTTCCTGGTCACCTTCCTCTTCGGCGGTCTCACCGGGGTGCTGCTGGCCAGCCCGCCGGCGGACTGGCACACCCACGACACGTACTTCGTCGTCGGGCACTTCCACTACGTGCTGTTCGGCACGGTGGTCTTCGCGCTCTTCGGCGGCTTCTACTTCTGGTGGCCGAAGATGACCGGGCGGCTGCTGGACGACCGCCTCGGCAAGGCCCACTTCTGGACCATGTTCCTCGGCTTCCACGGCACCTTCCTCGTGCAGCACTGGCTGGGCAACGAGGGCTTCCCCCGCCGGTACGCCGACTACCTGCCGAACGACGGGTTCACCGCCCTGAACACCTTCTCCAGCATCTCCGCCTTCGTGCTCGGCGCGTCCACGCTCTTCTTCATGTGGAACGCCTGGAAGTCCTGGCGCTACGGGGCGATGGTGAACGTCGACGACCCGTGGGGCTTCGGCAACTCGCTGGAGTGGGCCACCACCTGCCCGCCGCCGCTGCGCAACTTCGACCGGATGCCCCGCATCCGCTCCGAGCGGCCCGCCTTCGACGCCAAGTACGGCCCGCTCGTCGCCGACCTCGGTCGGGACCTGCCCCAGCGCAGCACCAAGCCGCCGCAGGACTTCCGCGACGAGTTGCACCGCGAGAAGCACGTGCCCGAGGCGCCGGCCGCCGAGGGGGCGCACGGCGCGCGGGAGGCCACCGAGTACCAGCCGGCCCCGCAGTCCGGGGCCAGGCCGGTGGACGTCCCCGAGCCGAACGACATCCGTCGGCCCAGCTTCGAGCAGACCGACGAGCCGGAGGAGACCCGCCTCGGCGCCGACCGGGAGCCGCAGGCCAACGACCGCTGGCGGCACCCGCGCGGGCCCGGCGACACCCCCGAGCGCTGA
- a CDS encoding Gfo/Idh/MocA family protein has protein sequence MRTCRVGLVGAGGVAQRHARVLDGFADVELLGVTDVVPEAAAELAQAHGARTFDDVDELLAAGPDAVYVCVPPFAHGPAEEAVVAAGVPMFVEKPVAVDLVTAERIADLVGRRGLLTGVGHHWRYLPVVQQARELVGDRPVRMVSGAWWDKVPPVAWWSRRDRSGGPVVEQAAHVLDLVRCLVGEATEVTAYGNGTPPPVDGADIDSVTTATLRFAGGAVGTLTAACVLGWKHRAGLEILADGLALSLSEDGLVVRDADGERRFDADPEAARVAVDRAFVDAVRGVGDDVRVPYAEALGTQRLALAVADSARTGRPVRLDAPVAAPVATGVTVDA, from the coding sequence ATGCGCACGTGCCGGGTGGGACTGGTTGGGGCCGGCGGGGTGGCGCAACGCCACGCCCGGGTGTTGGACGGCTTCGCGGACGTGGAGCTGCTCGGGGTGACCGACGTGGTGCCGGAGGCGGCGGCGGAACTGGCGCAGGCGCACGGGGCCCGCACCTTCGACGACGTCGACGAGCTGCTGGCCGCCGGGCCGGACGCGGTCTACGTCTGCGTGCCGCCGTTCGCCCACGGGCCGGCCGAGGAGGCGGTCGTCGCCGCCGGGGTGCCGATGTTCGTGGAGAAGCCGGTCGCCGTGGACCTGGTGACCGCCGAGCGGATCGCCGACCTGGTGGGCCGGCGGGGGCTGCTCACCGGCGTCGGGCACCACTGGCGGTACCTGCCGGTGGTGCAGCAGGCCCGCGAGCTGGTCGGCGACCGGCCGGTGCGGATGGTCAGCGGCGCGTGGTGGGACAAGGTGCCCCCGGTGGCCTGGTGGTCGCGGCGCGACCGCTCCGGCGGCCCGGTGGTCGAGCAGGCCGCCCACGTGCTGGACCTGGTCCGGTGCCTGGTCGGCGAGGCCACCGAGGTCACCGCGTACGGCAACGGCACCCCACCGCCCGTCGACGGCGCCGACATCGACTCGGTGACCACCGCGACGCTGCGCTTCGCCGGCGGCGCGGTCGGCACGCTCACCGCCGCCTGCGTCCTCGGTTGGAAGCACCGCGCCGGACTGGAGATCCTCGCCGACGGGCTGGCCCTCTCGCTCAGCGAGGACGGGTTGGTCGTGCGCGACGCCGACGGCGAACGCCGCTTCGACGCCGACCCCGAGGCCGCCCGGGTGGCCGTGGACCGGGCCTTCGTCGACGCGGTCCGGGGCGTCGGCGACGACGTCCGCGTCCCGTACGCCGAGGCCCTCGGCACCCAGCGGCTCGCCCTCGCGGTCGCCGACTCCGCCCGCACCGGCCGGCCCGTACGGCTGGACGCGCCCGTCGCCGCGCCGGTCGCCACGGGGGTGACCGTCGATGCGTGA
- a CDS encoding glucosyl-3-phosphoglycerate synthase yields the protein MVSPVVEAWATYRTTSAGDWPARRLIRAKGDSRVSVVLPARNEEATVGAIVSTIREHLMERVALVDELIVVDSRSTDRTAKVARAAGAEVVSQDAMTRGLPRLTGKGDALWAGLAAAEGDVVAFIDADLREFRPHFVTGLIGPLLTDPSVDFVKGFYHRPLVGASSVEADGGGRVTELMARPMLNLFWPELAGFVQPLAGEYAGRREVLERVPFVSGYGVETAMLIDLLELVGLDALAQVDLGERKHRHQDTAALGRMSAQIMLTAWSRLQRRGWAAPGAMPAALLTQFRRGGSDALPNLDREIVVSDVSVEERPPLAELRHRIPRRRVAAA from the coding sequence ATGGTGTCACCGGTGGTGGAGGCGTGGGCCACCTACCGCACCACGTCGGCGGGGGACTGGCCGGCGCGGCGCCTGATCCGCGCCAAGGGCGACAGCAGGGTCAGCGTGGTCCTGCCGGCCCGCAACGAGGAGGCGACGGTCGGCGCGATCGTGTCGACGATCCGCGAGCACCTGATGGAACGGGTGGCGCTGGTCGACGAGCTGATCGTGGTGGACTCGCGGTCCACCGACCGCACCGCCAAGGTGGCCCGCGCCGCCGGCGCCGAGGTGGTCAGCCAGGACGCGATGACCCGGGGCCTGCCCCGGCTGACGGGCAAGGGCGACGCGCTCTGGGCGGGACTGGCCGCGGCCGAGGGTGACGTCGTGGCGTTCATCGACGCCGACCTGCGCGAGTTCCGCCCGCACTTCGTGACGGGGCTGATCGGTCCCCTGCTGACCGATCCCTCGGTGGACTTCGTGAAGGGCTTCTACCACCGCCCGCTGGTCGGGGCGTCGAGCGTGGAGGCCGACGGCGGCGGGCGGGTGACGGAGCTGATGGCCCGGCCGATGCTGAACCTGTTCTGGCCCGAGCTGGCGGGCTTCGTGCAGCCCCTCGCCGGCGAGTACGCCGGCCGCCGGGAGGTGCTGGAGCGGGTGCCGTTCGTCTCCGGATACGGGGTCGAGACGGCGATGCTCATCGACCTGCTCGAGCTGGTCGGGCTGGACGCGCTGGCCCAGGTGGACCTGGGCGAGCGCAAGCACCGCCACCAGGACACCGCCGCGCTGGGCCGGATGTCGGCCCAGATCATGCTCACCGCCTGGTCGCGGTTGCAGCGGCGCGGCTGGGCGGCACCGGGCGCGATGCCCGCCGCCCTGCTGACCCAGTTCCGACGCGGCGGTTCCGACGCCCTGCCGAACCTGGACCGGGAGATCGTCGTCAGCGACGTCTCCGTCGAGGAGCGGCCGCCCCTGGCCGAGCTGCGGCACCGGATCCCCCGCCGACGGGTCGCCGCGGCGTGA
- a CDS encoding SigB/SigF/SigG family RNA polymerase sigma factor, with the protein MFGQTTTTTPPPTDRGLEDLDAAALAYAARIEGLPPERRQEARDDLVRFALPFAGRLARRYRGRGEPLEDLEQVARLGLVNAVDRYDPERGSFTAYAAITIVGEIKRHFRDRTWGVHVPRRLRDLILEVGQATSALTSELSRAPTVAELAERLETPQEEILAALESAAGYSPASLNAPVGGESSAEFGDLVGESDNALESVDDRVTVSGLLHRLPWRERRILAMRFYGNQTQAEIAARFGISQMHVSRLLSRALTWLRQAMLADAPPPWQNGAAESEPAKTRISVRHNGDRVVVEVGGEVDRDGADQLRRAMLEAVTGQPAEVVVDLVGAGGFDAGGIAALMAGREAAARTGVPLRLTRVQPAVRRSLTAAGLAAAREG; encoded by the coding sequence ATGTTCGGACAGACCACCACGACCACACCACCTCCGACCGATCGGGGCCTGGAGGACCTCGACGCGGCCGCACTGGCGTACGCGGCCCGGATCGAGGGCCTACCGCCCGAACGACGCCAGGAGGCGCGTGACGACCTGGTCCGGTTCGCCCTGCCGTTCGCGGGCCGGCTGGCCCGCCGCTACCGGGGGCGGGGCGAGCCGCTGGAGGACCTGGAGCAGGTCGCCCGGCTGGGCCTGGTCAACGCCGTCGACCGGTACGACCCGGAGCGGGGCTCCTTCACCGCGTACGCGGCCATCACCATCGTCGGCGAGATCAAGCGGCACTTCCGCGACCGGACCTGGGGCGTGCACGTGCCGCGCCGGCTGCGCGACCTGATCCTGGAGGTCGGGCAGGCTACCTCCGCGCTGACCAGCGAGCTGTCCCGGGCCCCGACGGTGGCCGAGCTGGCGGAGCGGCTGGAGACGCCGCAGGAGGAGATCCTCGCCGCGCTGGAGTCGGCCGCCGGCTACAGCCCGGCCTCGCTGAACGCCCCCGTCGGCGGGGAGAGCTCGGCCGAGTTCGGCGACCTGGTCGGCGAGTCCGACAACGCGCTGGAATCCGTCGACGACCGGGTGACGGTCAGCGGGCTGCTGCACCGGCTGCCCTGGCGGGAGCGGCGCATCCTGGCCATGCGCTTCTACGGCAACCAGACCCAGGCGGAGATCGCCGCCCGCTTCGGCATCTCCCAGATGCACGTGTCCCGGCTGCTGTCCCGGGCGCTGACCTGGCTGCGCCAGGCGATGCTCGCCGACGCCCCGCCGCCGTGGCAGAACGGGGCCGCCGAGTCGGAGCCGGCGAAGACCAGGATCTCGGTGCGGCACAACGGCGACCGGGTGGTCGTGGAGGTCGGCGGGGAGGTCGACCGGGACGGCGCGGACCAGCTCCGCCGGGCGATGCTGGAGGCGGTGACCGGGCAACCCGCCGAGGTGGTGGTCGACCTGGTGGGCGCCGGGGGCTTCGACGCCGGCGGCATCGCCGCGCTGATGGCGGGCCGCGAGGCCGCCGCCCGCACGGGGGTCCCGCTGCGGCTGACCCGCGTCCAGCCGGCCGTGCGCCGCTCGCTCACGGCGGCGGGCCTGGCGGCGGCCCGCGAGGGCTGA
- a CDS encoding iron-containing redox enzyme family protein, which yields MSESPDRRYGPAPLPQPRGPVSAALLDALRRAPHDLPAGLGDGLDPADPLTDEDLQLTLFCCYELHYRGWRGVDEGWEWQPSLLALRAYAERHFEAAVRALVGPLPTALPGGVPAALADVVAADDGPSLAGYLQRRASLAQFREFVTHRSIYHLREADPHSWALPRLGGPAKAALVEIQMDEYGNGRLDRMHAELFRVTLDELGLDTGYAAHLDAVPAVTLATNNLMSLFGLHRRLRGALLGHLAAYEMTSSLPNRRYGNGLRRLGLDARATRFYDEHVEADAVHEQIAAHDLCGGLVRVEPGLAPDVLFGAAAALAVDRLFAAHLLDAWTAGRTSLRPTAAPIRIDLRDRPRPADLPAAVA from the coding sequence TTGTCCGAGTCCCCGGATCGCCGGTACGGTCCCGCGCCCCTGCCGCAGCCCCGTGGACCGGTCTCGGCGGCGCTGCTGGACGCGCTGCGGCGGGCGCCGCACGACCTCCCGGCGGGGCTCGGCGACGGGCTCGACCCGGCCGACCCGCTCACCGACGAGGACCTTCAGCTCACCCTCTTCTGCTGCTACGAGCTGCACTACCGCGGCTGGCGGGGCGTCGACGAGGGCTGGGAGTGGCAGCCGTCCCTGCTCGCGCTGCGCGCGTACGCCGAACGGCACTTCGAGGCGGCGGTGCGCGCGCTGGTGGGACCCCTGCCGACGGCGCTGCCCGGCGGGGTGCCGGCGGCCCTGGCCGACGTGGTCGCCGCCGACGACGGGCCCTCGCTCGCCGGCTATCTGCAACGCCGGGCGTCGCTGGCCCAGTTCCGGGAGTTCGTCACCCACCGCTCGATCTACCACCTGCGCGAGGCCGACCCGCACAGCTGGGCCCTGCCGCGCCTCGGCGGGCCGGCGAAGGCCGCCCTGGTGGAGATCCAGATGGACGAGTACGGCAACGGGCGGCTGGACCGGATGCACGCCGAGCTGTTCCGGGTCACCCTGGACGAGCTGGGCCTGGACACCGGCTACGCCGCCCACCTGGACGCCGTGCCGGCGGTCACCCTGGCCACCAACAACCTCATGTCGCTGTTCGGGTTGCACCGGCGGCTGCGCGGCGCGCTGCTGGGGCACCTCGCCGCGTACGAGATGACCTCCTCGCTGCCGAACCGCCGCTACGGCAACGGGCTGCGCCGCCTCGGCCTGGACGCGCGGGCCACCCGCTTCTACGACGAGCACGTGGAGGCCGACGCGGTGCACGAGCAGATCGCCGCGCACGACCTCTGTGGGGGACTGGTCCGGGTGGAGCCGGGGCTCGCCCCGGACGTCCTCTTCGGCGCCGCCGCCGCGCTGGCGGTGGACCGGCTCTTCGCCGCGCACCTGCTGGACGCCTGGACCGCCGGCCGCACCTCCCTGCGCCCCACCGCCGCACCGATCCGAATCGACCTGCGCGACCGCCCGCGCCCCGCCGACCTCCCCGCCGCCGTAGCCTGA
- a CDS encoding DUF4383 domain-containing protein — protein sequence MARSRARHNPADGRAPVRRAATAVAVVFLLVGVLGFVPGITSNFGDLRFAGHDSDAKLLGLFQVSVLHNIVHLLFGVAGLLLARTVTGARTYLVGGGAIYLVLWLYGLVIDHDSGANFIPVNNADNWLHLFLGLGMIALGILTTRGRTRR from the coding sequence ATGGCGCGCTCCCGCGCCCGGCACAACCCGGCTGACGGCAGGGCTCCCGTCCGGCGGGCCGCCACCGCCGTGGCGGTGGTCTTCCTCCTGGTCGGCGTGCTCGGCTTCGTGCCGGGCATCACGAGCAACTTCGGCGACCTGCGCTTCGCCGGGCACGACTCCGACGCCAAGTTGCTCGGCCTGTTCCAGGTCTCGGTGCTGCACAACATCGTCCACCTGCTCTTCGGGGTGGCGGGGCTGCTGCTGGCCCGCACCGTCACGGGCGCGCGGACGTACCTGGTCGGCGGCGGCGCGATCTACCTGGTGCTCTGGCTCTACGGCCTGGTGATCGACCACGACAGCGGGGCCAACTTCATCCCGGTCAACAACGCCGACAACTGGCTGCACCTGTTCCTCGGCCTGGGCATGATCGCGCTCGGCATCCTGACGACGCGGGGCCGCACCCGTCGATGA